The Clostridia bacterium genome contains the following window.
AAGCCGCTTACTTTATCACTGTCACGCCGCCCATATACGGCACAAGCGCTTCGGGAACGGTCACACTGCCGTCGGCGTTCTGATAATTCTCCAAAATTGCGGCCACGGTGCGTCCCACTGCAAGGCCCGAGCCATTAAGCGTATGCACGAGCTTCGCCTTATCCTTCGGCGAATCCTTGTAGCGTATAGCCGCACGGCGCGCCTGGAAGTCCTCGAAGTTCGAGCAGCTCGAGATCTCAACGTAATTCTTATACGACGGCATGAATACCTCGATATCATACGTCATTGCCGACGAGAATCCGAGATCGCCCGCGCAGAGGCGCACTACTCTGTAAGGCAGCTTCAATATATCGAGCATCTCGGCGGCGTCGTTAGTAAGCTGCTCGAGCGCCTCATAAGACGTCTCCGGCTTAACGAAGTGTACGAGCTCAACTTTATTGAACTGGTGCTGGCGGATAAGGCCGCGCGTGTCGCGTCCGGCGCTGCCTGCCTCAGCTCTGAAACAAGCGGAATACGCGCAGTAGCGTATCGGCAGGTCGGCGCCGCTTAGGATCTCGCTCCTGTGCAGATTCGTCACCGGCACCTCCGCCGTCGGAATGAGGTAGTAATTCAGGTTCTCAAGCTTGAACATATCCTCTGCGAACTTCGGAAGCTGTCCCGTGCCCAGCATCGAGTCGCCGTTTACAATAAACGGCGGGAATATCTCCTTATAACCCTGCTTCATCGCGTGAGTGTCCATAAAAAAGTTGATCACGGCTCTCTCGAGACGTGCGCCAAGCCCGCTGTATACGGTAAAGCGGGCGCCGGATATCTTTGCGGCCACTTCGGCGTCGAAGAGGCCCAGATCTGTGCCGATGTCCCAGTGCGCCTTAGGCTCAAAATCAAATACTCTTACCGGTACATCTGATTTCCTTATCTCCAAATTTTCCGACGAATCTCGTCCGGGCGGCACGAGCGGCGAGGGAATGTTGGGTATCTCGTAAAGCGCCTCCTGAAGCTTTGCCTCGCAGTCTCGTATTTCATCATCCAGCTTCTTAATTTCATCGGAGAGCTCCTTCATTTCGGCAAAAATGGGAGCCGTGTCGCGTCCTTCCTTCTTATATTTCGGTATTTCCTTCGATACTTTGTTCTGCCTCTGCTTCATTTCGTCGGCGCGCGCGATAAGATCGCGGCGGCGCGAATCAAGATCAGTGATTATGCTTACGTCAAATTCCTTGCCGCGCACTTTGAGCGCAGCCTTCACTCTGTCGATATCCTCACGAAAAACTTTTATGTCCAGCATTTCAGACACTCCCTTATTTTATATTAAAGATTTTTATTTAAAAAATACGATATAAGTCCTTCAAGATCTTCGTTATCGTAATATTCCAGCGTTATATGACCACGCTTGCCCTTATGCGTTATCTTAACGCGCCTCCCCAGCGTCTGTGAGATCTCACGTTCCGTCTGTTCAAGATACAGCCTAACGTCCGATTTATGCTCCGGCTCCTTTTTCGGCTCCTGCATCGCGCGTACAAGCTTTTCTGTCTGTCTTACGCTCAATTCTTCTTTTATTATCCGCTTTGCCGCTGCGCTTGCGCCGTCTCCGAGCGCCGCGATCGCCTTTGCGTGTCCCGCCGTAAGCTGACCCTCTCGCACCGCCTCAACGACGTCATCGGGCATCGACAGAAGCCTCAGCGCGTTTGCAACTGCGGGACGCGATTTCCCCACGGCCCGCGCAGTTTCCTCCTGCGTAAGCCCGTATTCGCGCGACAGCGTGAGGTATCCTTCAGCCTCTTCTATGGGATTTAAGTCCTCGCGCTGCAGATTTTCTATGAGCGACAGCTCGGCCGCCTTTGCATCGTCAACGTCGAGCACTATAACGGGCACCTCGCCGACGCCTGCCATGCGCGCCGCGCGCCATCTACGTTCGCCTGCAATGATCATATAAGAATCTCCCGAAGGACGTACGATGAGCGGCGTGATCACCCCGTGCTGCGCTATCGAAGAAGCAAGCTCCTCTAAGCTTTCCCTCTCAAACGTCTTGCGCGCCTGCTTGGGATTCGGCTCGATCTGTGAAAGCGGCAGCTTTTTCGGCGTGTCGGCGCGGCTTTTTTCGTTTACCATGCTCTCTATGAATTCAGCCTGTACCGAATCGCCGAACAACGAGTCAAATCCGCCTAAACCGCTTTTTTTCCTACTCATTTCATGTCACCGCCTTCATTTTTCCTTATTACCTCACGCGCAAGCTCTGCGTATGCATATGCGCCTTTCGAAGTCCTGTCGTATTGAAATATCGACATGCCGTGACTCGGCGCTTCGCTCAGCCGCACATTGCGCGGTATCACAGTTTTATATACCTTCGTCTTGAAAAGGCGCTTTACCTCGTCGGTGACCTGTATTGTAAGGTTAGTGCGGCCGTCATACATGGTCAGCAGTATCCCTTCAAGCGCAAGCTCTGGGTTCAGCGCCCGCTTTACGCGTGCTATCGTATTTGTAAGATGCGCCAATCCCTCAAGTGCATAGAATTCGCACTGTATCGGTATGAGCACGCTGTCGCTGGCAATAAGACAATTCAAGGTAAGCAGCCCTAGCGAAGGCGGGCAGTCTATTATAATATAGTCATAATCGCCGCGCACTTCCGAAAGTGAATCTTTTAAGATAAATTCGCGCTTCTCACGACTCACAAGCTCTATCTCGGCTCCGGCCAGATCCATCGTCGCCCCGGCGGCAAACAAATCGCTCGACGCTGTTTTGCATATTACTTCACTTATCGGTATGCCGTCCGCAACAACATCGTACATCGATCGCTCCAGCGTACGCTTGTCCACTCCGACGCCGCGCGTGGCGTTGCCCTGCGGGTCCATATCTATGAGCAGCGTTTTCTTTTTTTGTCCGGCAAGTCCCGCTGCAAGGTTTACAGCCGTCGTCGTCTTGCCTACGCCGCCCTTCTGATTGGCAATGGCTATGATCCTGCTCATTTTCGCCCCCCTCTTTACGCGGATATTATACCTCAAGCAAAAGCGCTTGCTTGCAAGGGTATTTTTGCGCCGTGATTCAATAAAGCGTGCCATGCGTGAGTATGGCCGGCGCGTGCGCGCCGAAAGGCTGCCTTGTGCAGACTTTACGCGAATATTATACCTCAAGCAAAAACGCTTGCTTGCAAGGGCATTTTTGCGCCGTGATTCAATAATGCGTGCCATGCGTGAGTATGGCCGGCGCGTACGCGCCGAAAGGCTGCCTTGTGCAGACTTTACGCGAATATTATACCTCAAGCAAAAACGCTTGCTTGCAAGGGCATTTTTGCGCCGTGATTCAATAATGCGTGCCATGCGCGAGTATGGCCGGCGCGTGCGCGCCGAAAGGCTGCCTTGTGCAGACTTTACGCGAATATTATAGCACATTTGCCCCATTATTCAAGCTTTTTGCCTAAAGTCGTATGTTTCACGTGAAACGCCCGGCGCGCACTCGCACCGGGCGGATAAATGGTAAAGTATGTTGCATGAGAGATGTTTCACGTGAAACATCAGCGCAGACGTTTCTTCATGCGAATGACATATTCTATCATATCGTCATCTTCGCTTTTTTCGGAAGAGATAAGCATCCCGGAGCGTTCGATCGCGTCAAGTGCTCCGTTTATCGTATTCACAAAAATGCGCGCGTCACGGTAGAGTCCTACAGGCTTTTTAGACGGCTGCTTCTCTTTGTGCAATGAAACGCTGAGGCGCTGATTTATAAGTGCCTCAGTCTGAGCCGCCGAAAGGCTGCGCTCAATAACCGCAGCCAAAACGGTAAGCCTAGCAGCCTCATCCGGAAGTCTTAAAAGTGCCCGCGCATGACGCTCGCTTAGGCCGTGCTCCGCAATTCTATCTTTTATCTCCGGCGAAAGACGAAGCAGGCGCAGCTTGTTTGCAACTGTCGATTGTTTTCGTCCTATTCTGGCCGCCGCCTGCTCCTGTGTAAGGCGGTAGCGTTTCATAAGCTTGTCTATCGCCTGCGCCTCTTCAAAAAATGAGAGATCCTGACGCTGTATGTTTTCAACGAGCGAGATTATCGCGCTTTCCTCGCTGTCGATCTCCTTTACGATGCAGGGAACGCGCTCAAGCTGGGCAAGACGCGCTGCCTGAAGCCTGCGCTCGCCGGCGATGAGCTCATACTTAACAGGCGAAACGCGGCGTACACAGAGCGGCTGTATAACGCCGTGCATACGTATGCTGTGCGCAAGCTCGATGAGAGATTTTCTGTCAAAATTGCGGCGCGGCTGATCCGGATTAGGGTGTATCATATTCACATCGATCTCACATATGCGCTTTTTCTTCTCTTTTTGCACAGCTTTTGAAAATTTGAGCATATCTTTTCCTCCGAAAACGAGCATATTTGCCTTACAATTATATTGTTCCATATAATTCCATATTTTGCAAGCTCTTTTCGCCGCAAATTTCGACATGCGATATAGTGCGGCAAAATGCAGATAAGTTGCTGACCCTGAAAAAATTTGCTTTTGAGAATTTACCTTGGGTTTTAATGAAGTAAAACGGGCGCCGCGCTAAGAACGATCCTCTGTTCAAAACAGTTATTTACGCGTATTATTCTGAATCTTTAAAGCATTTAAGCTTAGTTCGTCAACCTTCTTAAGATTGCTGCAATAACTGCGGTATCAAAATATAATAAAAGAGTCTGACGCCTGCCAAGCACAAGCGCCAGACTCTTTCGGTCTGTCTGATTTAAAACTATATCTGACTTTTACGGCACACTTAAATTGGGCCGTGTTTAATGTATTTATTAAATTATCTTTCTCTCGGATTCGGACGCATAGCGTCATTGGCGTCCATAGCCGCATATTCCTCAAGAGTCTTCTGCCAAAGTCTGTCCGCAACGGGAGCCCACAGCTCTGCAGGCTTCTTGCACTTTGCACACAGGTCGGATACGTCCTCCGGATGCAGAGCCTCGGTCGAATGCGCGCCGGAAGCCTTTACCATACGCTCGAGCTCGGTCGGATTGTCAAACATCGGGCAGGGACGGTGATGGTTCTCGTTGAACGGCTGTCCCTGACGATACTGCATAAAGAGCGGGTTCTTATAAGCCTCGAGCAGCGTGTGCTCGTGTATATTAGTGTCGGAGTAGTGAATGAACGCGCAGGGCTCGATATCGCCGTTCGCATTAATATGCAGATAGTAACGTCCGCCTGCGATGCAGCCCTTGATGTACTGACCGTCGTTCCAGAAGTCGAGTGTGAAGAGCTTCTTCGTGTTTCTGAACTCGCGTACGCGGTGGAACATATACTCACGCTGCTCGGGAGTTGCTATAAGGTCAATGCTTGCATCTGCGCCTACGGGCATATAAGTGAAGAACCAGCAGAACATAGCGCCCTTGTCTATCATCCAGTCGTAATATTCCTCAGAACCGATAACGTCGGTGTTGTATCTCGTGTAGCAGCACGATACGCCGAAGGGAAGCTGCTTTTCCTTTAAGAGATCCATTGCGCGCGATACGGCCTGGAACGTGCCCTTGCCGCGGCGGCTGTCGGTAGCTTCCTCAAAGCCCTCGACGCTTATAGCGGGGATAAAGTTCTTGACTCTCAGCATCTCGTTGCAGAAATCCTCGTCGATGAGCGTGCCGTTGGTGAACGAAAGGAACATGCACTCGTTATGCTTCTCGCAAAGACGGAGTATATCCTTCTTTCTCGTGAGCGGCTCGCCGCCGGAGAAGATGTACATGAAGGTGCCAAGCTCCTTGCCCTGCTCAACTATGCTGTCGAGCGTCTCGTAGCTCATGGACATGGTGTGTCCGTATTCGGCAGCCCAGCAGCCGGTGCACTTTAAGTTGCACGCGGAGGTGGGGTCCATAAGAATTGCCCACGGGATATTGCAGTCGTGCTCGGCCATAGCCTTCTTCTGACGCTGCGTACCTATCGCGGTCGCGTGGATAATGAAGTTTTCAAAGAACTTGCGTCTTACTTCGGGATGTATTCTGTCGCTCCAGAAGTCCAAAATAAGCTGATACCAGTTGGAGCTGGGATCGTTTACGATCTTTTTGAACATTTTGAGCTGCTTTTCGATATCGCCGCCCTTACCTACGACTTCTACCCATTTCAATATCTTGTGCATGTTTTCTTCGGGATTGGAATCAAAGTAATCCAACACTCTGTTGATACCAAAAGCCTGAAGCGACTCAAAGAAATTCCTGTTTGCCATAATATGTTGTCCTCCGTTAAATTAAGCATACTTATGCTATTCTATTTTTTATATTTGTCTTAAATATATCAAACCCATTTAAAAAAGTAATTAGACAAGAAAGACTTTTGTCTAAAAACTATACAAATCCGCGTTTTGTCAAAAAAATGACACGCCGATTTATGTTGACACAACATATGATTTTTAATATTATAAACTATATATCCTTAAAGGAGGATGCTTTTCATGGATCTGCAGCATAAGATGCTCCGCTCCACGATAGACGTGCTCATAAACAAAACTATCGTCGATATACAGAGCGACACGCACCGCAGCATACGAAATTTCATAGATCTGGGCGTTTATTTTGCCAAGGGCAAGAATCAAAAGCGCTTTTTTTTAAGAATGCAGTCCACGATACAGGACCCGCAGAATCCCTTCTATAAGCTCGTAAGCGATATGCTCGACAATATCGACACTGATATCATAAAGTCGCTCGGGACAAATCTCGGCTGCTCGAGCTTCACATACGGTGTAAATACCATAAGAAAGAACGAGCCGCTGCTCGGCGTTCACATCCCGCCGCTCGTTTTCCATATGCCGGGCGACGGTCCCGGGAAAGCCGGCGCGCTCAAACGAACAGGCGGCGTTATCGCCCAGGGAATGGAGCTCGGCGTATATACTCATGCGTTTTATGTAAACT
Protein-coding sequences here:
- the serS gene encoding serine--tRNA ligase, encoding MLDIKVFREDIDRVKAALKVRGKEFDVSIITDLDSRRRDLIARADEMKQRQNKVSKEIPKYKKEGRDTAPIFAEMKELSDEIKKLDDEIRDCEAKLQEALYEIPNIPSPLVPPGRDSSENLEIRKSDVPVRVFDFEPKAHWDIGTDLGLFDAEVAAKISGARFTVYSGLGARLERAVINFFMDTHAMKQGYKEIFPPFIVNGDSMLGTGQLPKFAEDMFKLENLNYYLIPTAEVPVTNLHRSEILSGADLPIRYCAYSACFRAEAGSAGRDTRGLIRQHQFNKVELVHFVKPETSYEALEQLTNDAAEMLDILKLPYRVVRLCAGDLGFSSAMTYDIEVFMPSYKNYVEISSCSNFEDFQARRAAIRYKDSPKDKAKLVHTLNGSGLAVGRTVAAILENYQNADGSVTVPEALVPYMGGVTVIK
- a CDS encoding ParB/RepB/Spo0J family partition protein; translation: MSRKKSGLGGFDSLFGDSVQAEFIESMVNEKSRADTPKKLPLSQIEPNPKQARKTFERESLEELASSIAQHGVITPLIVRPSGDSYMIIAGERRWRAARMAGVGEVPVIVLDVDDAKAAELSLIENLQREDLNPIEEAEGYLTLSREYGLTQEETARAVGKSRPAVANALRLLSMPDDVVEAVREGQLTAGHAKAIAALGDGASAAAKRIIKEELSVRQTEKLVRAMQEPKKEPEHKSDVRLYLEQTEREISQTLGRRVKITHKGKRGHITLEYYDNEDLEGLISYFLNKNL
- a CDS encoding ParA family protein: MSRIIAIANQKGGVGKTTTAVNLAAGLAGQKKKTLLIDMDPQGNATRGVGVDKRTLERSMYDVVADGIPISEVICKTASSDLFAAGATMDLAGAEIELVSREKREFILKDSLSEVRGDYDYIIIDCPPSLGLLTLNCLIASDSVLIPIQCEFYALEGLAHLTNTIARVKRALNPELALEGILLTMYDGRTNLTIQVTDEVKRLFKTKVYKTVIPRNVRLSEAPSHGMSIFQYDRTSKGAYAYAELAREVIRKNEGGDMK
- a CDS encoding ParB/RepB/Spo0J family partition protein, which codes for MLKFSKAVQKEKKKRICEIDVNMIHPNPDQPRRNFDRKSLIELAHSIRMHGVIQPLCVRRVSPVKYELIAGERRLQAARLAQLERVPCIVKEIDSEESAIISLVENIQRQDLSFFEEAQAIDKLMKRYRLTQEQAAARIGRKQSTVANKLRLLRLSPEIKDRIAEHGLSERHARALLRLPDEAARLTVLAAVIERSLSAAQTEALINQRLSVSLHKEKQPSKKPVGLYRDARIFVNTINGALDAIERSGMLISSEKSEDDDMIEYVIRMKKRLR
- a CDS encoding radical SAM protein, which codes for MANRNFFESLQAFGINRVLDYFDSNPEENMHKILKWVEVVGKGGDIEKQLKMFKKIVNDPSSNWYQLILDFWSDRIHPEVRRKFFENFIIHATAIGTQRQKKAMAEHDCNIPWAILMDPTSACNLKCTGCWAAEYGHTMSMSYETLDSIVEQGKELGTFMYIFSGGEPLTRKKDILRLCEKHNECMFLSFTNGTLIDEDFCNEMLRVKNFIPAISVEGFEEATDSRRGKGTFQAVSRAMDLLKEKQLPFGVSCCYTRYNTDVIGSEEYYDWMIDKGAMFCWFFTYMPVGADASIDLIATPEQREYMFHRVREFRNTKKLFTLDFWNDGQYIKGCIAGGRYYLHINANGDIEPCAFIHYSDTNIHEHTLLEAYKNPLFMQYRQGQPFNENHHRPCPMFDNPTELERMVKASGAHSTEALHPEDVSDLCAKCKKPAELWAPVADRLWQKTLEEYAAMDANDAMRPNPRER